The genomic window TTTCTTGGAACATGATGATGCCAACCGTGCATTGATGGGATCTAACATGATGCGTCAAGCTGTACCATTATTAAGACCACAAGCTCCTATTGTTGGAACTGGATTGGAACGTCAAGTAGCGTCCGATTCTAGAGTCTTGGTAAATGCTGCAGGTTCTGGTGTTGTGAAGTATGTAGATGCAAACAAGATCACAATTAAATATGACAGAACAGATGAAGAATCATTAGTTAGTTTTGATTCAAACATTGTTACATATCCATTAACTAAGTTTAGAAAAACCAATCAAGGAACGTCTGTAAACCTTAAAGCCATTGTTAAAAAGGGTGATAAAGTTAAAAAAGGACAAGTTCTTACTGAAGGGTATGCGACTCAAAACGGGGAGCTTGCACTAGGTAGAAACATGAAGGTTGCTTTTATGCCTTGGAAAGGGTACAACTTTGAGGATGCAATTGTAATATCTGAACAAGTGGTTAGAAATGATGTATTCACATCGATTCATATTGACGAGTATTCTCTTGAAGTAAGAGATACAAAACTTGGTAATGAAGAACTCACAAACGACATTCCTAATGTTTCTGAAGAGGCGACTAAAGACCTCGATGAAAATGGAATGATACGTATTGGAGCTGAAATCAAACCAGGAGATATCCTTATCGGAAAAATTACTCCTAAAGGGGAATCAGACCCTACACCAGAAGAAAAATTATTAAGAGCTATTTTTGGAGATAAAGCAGGCGATGTAAAAGATGCATCACTTAAAGCGTCTCCATCACTTCACGGAGTTGTTATTGAGAAAAAATTATTCTCAAGAGCAGTTAAAGACAAACGGAAACGTGCTCAGGATAAAGAAGATATTTCTAAATTGGAAGATCAGTACGATACTAAATTTGACGATTTACAGTCTGTTTTAGTTGAAAAACTCTTTAGTATTGTTGGTGGAAAAACAGCGCAAGGTATTTCAAATGACCTTGGAGAAGATGTATTCCCTAAAGGAAAGAAATTTACACTTAAGATGTTAAATGCCGTTGATGATTATGCGCATTTAGTTTCAGGTAAATGGACAACTGATGCTACTAACAATAAGTTAGTTTCAGAATTGATTCATAATTATAAAATTAAAGAAAATGACCTTCAAGGTGGTTTAAGACGTGAGAAGTTTACAATCTCTGTAGGAGATGAACTTCCAGCGGGTATCATCAAACTTGCGAAAGTTTACATTGCTAAAAAACGTAAACTTAAAGTAGGTGATAAAATGGCGGGTCGTCACGGAAATAAAGGTATTGTTGCACGTATTGTACGTCAAGAAGATATGCCATTCCTTGAAGACGGAACTCCAGTAGATATCGTACTAAACCCACTTGGTGTACCATCGCGTATGAATATTGGGCAAATTTATGAGACTGTTTTAGGATGGGCTGGACAAGATTTAGGAAGAACGTATGCCACTCCAATTTTTGATGGGGCTACATTGGATCAAATCAATGAGCTTACAGACGAAGCAGGAATTCCAAGATTTGGACATACATACTTATACGATGGTGGAACAGGAGATCGTTTTGATCAAGCTGCAACCGTTGGAGTTATCTATATGTTAAAGTTAGGACATATGGTTGACGATAAGATGCACGCACGTTCTATTGGACCGTACTCTCTTATTACACAACAACCATTAGGTGGTAAAGCACAATTTGGTGGTCAGCGTTTTGGAGAAATGGAAGTTTGGGCATTAGAGGCTTATGGAGCATCTAGCACGCTTAGAGAAATCCTTACCGTGAAGTCGGATGATGTTATTGGACGCGCCAAAACATACGAAGCGATCGTTAAAGGAGAACCAATGCCGGAACCGGGATTACCAGAATCATTCAACGTATTAATGCACGAATTGAAAGGTTTAGGACTAGACATAAGATTAGAAGAATAATAGAATTTAATTCATTATCATAACCATATATTATGGCAAAAAAGCAAGATAAT from Formosa sp. Hel1_33_131 includes these protein-coding regions:
- the rpoB gene encoding DNA-directed RNA polymerase subunit beta, with the translated sequence MLAKKAERLNFSSIKNRTEYPDFLDIQIKSFQDFFQLETKSEERGDEGLYNTFMENFPITDTRNQFVLEFLDYFIDPPRYSLEECIERGLTYSVPLKARLKLFCTDPEHEDFETIVQDVYLGTIPYMTPSGTFCINGAERVVVSQLHRSPGVFFGQSFHANGTKLYSARVIPFKGSWIEFATDINSVMYAYIDRKKKLPVTTLFRAIGFERDKDILEIFDLAEEIKVSKSGLKKVQGRKLAARVLNTWHEDFVDEDTGEVVSIERNEIILDRDTILDKDNIEEILETAAKTVLLHKESAQQGDYAIIHNTLQKDPTNSEKEAVEHIYRQLRNAEPPDEETARGIIDKLFFSDQRYNLGEVGRYRMNKKLGLDIGMDKQVLTKEDIITIIKYLIELINSKAEIDDIDHLSNRRVRTVGEQLSSQFGVGLARMARTIRERMNVRDNEVFTPIDLINAKTLSSVINSFFGTNQLSQFMDQTNPLAEITHKRRLSALGPGGLSRERAGFEVRDVHYTHYGRLCPIETPEGPNIGLISSLSVFAKVNSMGFIETPYRKVENSVVDIKGTPIYLSAEEEENQMIAQASIPVDENGKITSEKVIARQEGDFPVIDPSQVNYTDVAPNQISSISASLIPFLEHDDANRALMGSNMMRQAVPLLRPQAPIVGTGLERQVASDSRVLVNAAGSGVVKYVDANKITIKYDRTDEESLVSFDSNIVTYPLTKFRKTNQGTSVNLKAIVKKGDKVKKGQVLTEGYATQNGELALGRNMKVAFMPWKGYNFEDAIVISEQVVRNDVFTSIHIDEYSLEVRDTKLGNEELTNDIPNVSEEATKDLDENGMIRIGAEIKPGDILIGKITPKGESDPTPEEKLLRAIFGDKAGDVKDASLKASPSLHGVVIEKKLFSRAVKDKRKRAQDKEDISKLEDQYDTKFDDLQSVLVEKLFSIVGGKTAQGISNDLGEDVFPKGKKFTLKMLNAVDDYAHLVSGKWTTDATNNKLVSELIHNYKIKENDLQGGLRREKFTISVGDELPAGIIKLAKVYIAKKRKLKVGDKMAGRHGNKGIVARIVRQEDMPFLEDGTPVDIVLNPLGVPSRMNIGQIYETVLGWAGQDLGRTYATPIFDGATLDQINELTDEAGIPRFGHTYLYDGGTGDRFDQAATVGVIYMLKLGHMVDDKMHARSIGPYSLITQQPLGGKAQFGGQRFGEMEVWALEAYGASSTLREILTVKSDDVIGRAKTYEAIVKGEPMPEPGLPESFNVLMHELKGLGLDIRLEE